A genome region from Deltaproteobacteria bacterium includes the following:
- a CDS encoding glycosyl transferase, which yields MSDFYQNGVITTLHRLGASSLGRIEAELKHYARERPMALVLPCLHTEIDGSGLRGILEVLREVSYLHRIIVSVSGTTQAEEFKRVREFFRPLPEVVCVWGSGPTVGELLERQRASGLEPGPDGKGRAVWLGAGAALALGDVDALAFHDCDVLTYDREFLARLCYPVLSPHLDYDYCKGYYGRATDRLHGRVTRLFVTPLILSLKRTLGRELPLIEFVHGFRYPLAGEFSMKTTLARQVRIPSDWGLEVGLLAEVFRNASSQRICQVELCDNYDHKHQELSPLDPTRGLHRMVIDIATSLFRNLASVGVQFDAGFLNTLCSAYLRQAQDTISAYSDDSRINGLHFDPHAEELVVETFTAGLRAAGLAFVRDPMRSPLIPNWHRVSAAIPEFLSDLRYAVELDRRL from the coding sequence ATGAGCGACTTCTACCAGAACGGCGTCATCACGACCCTGCACCGCCTGGGCGCTTCGTCGCTCGGCCGGATCGAGGCCGAGCTCAAGCACTACGCGCGCGAGCGGCCGATGGCGCTGGTGCTGCCGTGCCTGCACACGGAGATCGACGGCTCGGGCTTGCGCGGCATCCTCGAGGTTCTGCGCGAGGTCTCCTACCTGCACCGGATCATCGTCTCGGTCTCGGGCACCACGCAGGCCGAGGAGTTCAAGCGCGTGCGCGAGTTCTTCCGCCCGCTGCCCGAGGTGGTCTGCGTCTGGGGCAGCGGTCCGACCGTGGGCGAGCTGCTCGAGCGGCAGCGCGCGAGCGGTCTCGAGCCCGGCCCCGACGGAAAGGGGCGCGCGGTCTGGCTCGGCGCGGGGGCGGCGCTCGCGCTCGGCGACGTCGACGCGCTGGCGTTCCACGACTGCGACGTGCTGACCTACGACCGCGAGTTCCTGGCGCGGCTCTGCTACCCGGTGCTGAGCCCGCACCTCGATTACGACTACTGCAAGGGCTACTACGGCCGCGCCACCGATCGCCTGCACGGCCGCGTGACGCGGCTCTTCGTCACACCTCTGATCCTTTCCTTGAAGCGCACGCTGGGCCGCGAGCTGCCGCTGATCGAGTTCGTGCACGGCTTCCGCTACCCGCTCGCAGGCGAGTTCTCGATGAAGACCACGCTCGCGCGCCAGGTCCGGATCCCGAGCGATTGGGGTCTCGAGGTCGGCCTGCTCGCCGAGGTGTTCCGCAACGCGTCGTCGCAGCGGATCTGCCAGGTGGAGCTCTGCGACAACTACGACCACAAGCACCAGGAGCTCTCGCCGCTCGATCCGACGCGCGGGCTGCACCGGATGGTGATCGACATCGCGACATCGCTGTTCCGGAACCTCGCGAGCGTCGGCGTGCAGTTCGACGCCGGGTTCCTCAACACGCTCTGCTCCGCGTACCTCCGCCAGGCGCAGGACACGATCAGCGCCTACTCCGACGACTCGCGCATCAACGGGCTGCACTTCGATCCGCACGCGGAGGAGCTCGTCGTCGAGACCTTCACCGCGGGTCTGCGCGCCGCCGGGCTCGCCTTCGTGCGCGACCCGATGCGCTCGCCGCTGATCCCGAACTGGCACCGCGTGAGCGCCGCGATTCCCGAGTTCCTCTCCGACCTGCGCTACGCCGTGGAGCTGGACAGACGCCTCTGA
- a CDS encoding PilZ domain-containing protein, with amino-acid sequence MTGARPASHGDRQLRLQEPPPAVRNGRREGPLDKDNTFDRRKYPRVHTESLVAISRVDSRGALAHALDVSIGGIRFRCVGLEVELGEVLRVLLTIGERTVSVVGRLVRVTELDGFTQEVALSFTEVDPDTLRFLSASLPEAYEV; translated from the coding sequence CTGACAGGCGCTCGTCCTGCTTCGCACGGCGACCGGCAACTGCGGCTTCAGGAGCCCCCGCCTGCCGTCCGAAACGGTAGGCGAGAGGGCCCGTTGGACAAAGACAACACGTTCGACCGCCGCAAGTATCCGCGCGTCCACACCGAGTCGCTGGTCGCGATCTCCCGGGTGGATTCGCGCGGGGCGCTGGCCCACGCGCTCGACGTCTCGATCGGCGGCATCCGCTTCCGGTGCGTCGGTCTCGAGGTCGAGCTCGGCGAGGTGCTCCGCGTGCTGCTGACGATCGGCGAGCGAACCGTCTCCGTCGTCGGACGACTGGTGCGCGTGACCGAGCTCGACGGCTTCACGCAGGAGGTCGCGCTGAGCTTCACCGAGGTCGACCCCGACACGCTGCGCTTCCTGTCCGCGAGCCTGCCGGAGGCCTACGAGGTCTAG